Proteins from a genomic interval of Panthera tigris isolate Pti1 chromosome A2, P.tigris_Pti1_mat1.1, whole genome shotgun sequence:
- the WEE2 gene encoding wee1-like protein kinase 2: MAKRGGAAGGEGRAQGRAAGTPLAGPGRAAAPPEAAPAPRRPARRRRRRPPAALPPGLALRSSRRRRPRHRLRPTACLAGIRGCMCVPVHGKRLAAWTRIHLDPSTCAGCSLLIGLPACAVELSAEMDDGGINKELKQKLNFSYCEEEGEHEGQEEAPENSEAQSQTPDKSQVQETEAKCTPPRPSLGSIHEVGTFQETDTMSPNQGLRTPVSHSRKCPETPAQPDSRSKLLHCESPSTPKWRSAVSSEFFVFGLSPLSFCLVLCLLSQSVISSTEKLPSRGSRHLRLTPIPLVDEMTSSALVNINPFTPESYRKQFLQSNGKRKARRDLGEAGPGESDVEPGLPAKRCVLRETNMASRYEKEFLEVEKIGVGEFGTVYKCIKRLDGCVYAIKRSMKPFAGSSNESLALHEVYAHAVLGHHPHVVRYYSAWAEDDHMIIQNEYCNGGSLQAAISENTKSGDHFQEPKLKDILLQISLGLKYIHNSGMVHLDIKPSNIFICHKMQSDSPVAPEEIENEADWFLSANVIYKIGDLGHVTSINEPKVEEGDSRFLANEILHEDYRHLPKADIFALGLTIAVAAGAESLPSNGAMWHHIREGNLPDLPQDLSEEFCILLKNMIHPDPRERPSAAALARSRVLRPSLGKAEELQHQLNLEKFKTATLERELREAQQACSPQEEHGDPGVSGTPTGPRSTKRLVGGKSAKSSSFTCGKSSP; this comes from the exons ATGGCGAAGCGAGGAGGAGCCGCGGGCGGCGAGGGGCGGGCGCAGGGGCGGGCTGCGGGAACTCCCCtcgccgggccgggccgggccgccgCACCGCCCGAGGCCGCACCTGCCCCgcgccgccccgcccgccgccgccgccgccgccctcccGCCGCCCTCCCGCCGGGGCTGGCGCTCCGATCCAGCCGGAGAAGGCGTCCTCGCCACCGGCTTCGCCCAACTGCGTGCCTGGCTGGGATTCGCGGGTGCATGTGTGTGCCGGTGCACGGGAAACGTCTGGCGGCATGGACGCGCATCCACCTGGATCCGTCCACCTGTGCTGGG TGCTCCCTTCTCATAGGCCTCCCTGCCTGTGCCGTAGAGCTCTCTGCTGAGATGGATGATGGAGGTATTAACAAGGAACTGAAGCAGAAGTTAAACTTTTCCTACTGTGAAGAAGAGGGTGAGCATGAAGGGCAGGAGGAAGCACCAGAGAACAGTGAGGCCCAGAGCCAAACCCCAGACAAGTCTCAAGTTCAGGAGACAGAGGCAAAGTGCACCCCCCCCAGACCTTCCCTCGGTAGCATTCATGAAGTCGGTACATTTCAGGAAACAGACACGATGAGTCCCAATCAGGGTCTGAGGACTCCAGTGTCACACTCTCGCAAATGTCCTGAGACACCAGCCCAGCCAGATAGCAGGAGCAAGCTGCTGCATTGTGAGAGCCCCTCCACTCCCAAA TGGCGTTCTGCTGTCTCCTCAGAATTCTTTGTCTTTGGCCTGTCACCTCTGTCCTTTTGTTTAGTTCTG TGTCTGCTGAGCCAGTCAGTGATTTCTTCAACAGAGAAGCTCCCCTCCCGAGGCTCTAGGCACTTGAGGCTCACACCTATTCCCCTTGTGGATGAGATGACCTCATCGGCTCTGGTCAATATTAATCCCTTTACGCCAGAGTCCTATAGAAAACAATTCCTTCAATCCAATGGCAAGAGGAAAGCCCGAAGAGATCT tggagaAGCTGGTCCAGGGGAAAGCGATGTAGAACCAGGGCTGCCTGCCAAG agatgTGTTCTACGAGAAACCAACATGGCTTCCCGCTAcgagaaagaattcttggagGTAGAAAAAATTGGAGTTGGTGAATTTGGTACAGTCTACAAGTGTATTAAGAGGCTGGATGGATGTGTTTATGCAATAAAACGTTCCATGAAACCTTTTGCAGGATCATCAAATGA GAGTTTGGCTTTGCATGAAGTTTACGCTCATGCAGTGCTTGGGCATCACCCCCATGTGGTACGTTACTACTCCGCATGGGCAGAAGATGACCACATGATCATTCAGAATGAATACTGCAACG GTGGGAGTTTGCAGGCTGCTATATCTGAAAACACAAAGTCTGGCGATCATTTCCAAGAGCCGAAACTCAAGGACATCCTTCTGCAGATTTCCCTTGGGCTTAAGTACATCCACAACTCTGGCATGGTGCATCTGGACATCAAACCTA gtAACATCTTCATTTGTCATAAGATGCAAAGTGATTCTCCTGTAGCCCCAGAAGAGATTGAAAATGAAGCTGACTGGTTTCTCTCTGCCAATGTGATATATAAAATTG gtgacTTGGGTCATGTGACATCAATAAACGAACCAAAGGTAGAGGAGGGAGATAGTCGCTTCCTGGCTAATGAGATTTTACACGAG GATTATCGGCACCTTCCCAAGGCAGACATATTTGCCTTGGGGTTAACAATTGCAGTGGCTGCCGGAGCAGAGTCCTTACCCAGCAATGGTGCCATGTGGCATCACATCCGTGAGGGTAACCTTCCAGACCTTCCTCAGGACCTCTCAGAAGAATTTTGCATTCTACTCAAG AACATGATCCACCCTGACCCAAGGGAGAGACCTTCTGCAGCAGCTCTGGCCAGAAGTCGAGTTCTCCGGCCCTCCCTTGGGAAAGCAGAAGAGCTCCAGCATCAGCTTAACTTGGAAAAGTTCAAGACAGCCACACTGGAAAG GGAACTGAGAGAAGCTCAGCAGGCCTGTTCCCCCCAGGAAGAACATGGTGACCCTGGGGTCTCTGGGACCCCCACAGGACCAAGAAGCACCAAACGCCTGGTGGGAGGAAAAAGTGCAAAGTCTTCCAGCTTCACCTGTGGGAAGTCTTCCCCATAA